One part of the Nymphaea colorata isolate Beijing-Zhang1983 chromosome 8, ASM883128v2, whole genome shotgun sequence genome encodes these proteins:
- the LOC116259253 gene encoding uncharacterized protein LOC116259253 produces MVGGGDEQLTAAGNRRRQEIFRPIPPTLFYARRQFASGSGSWRVRPRRRKVLTIRLGGRGRRGGFLFRAFRQLRLGWLRCRATLLVKKLKVLYLRLLNDLVEAGAAMDSSHSRFFMDAYFASPMLPVSVPSILPSDGQATSSPSSRILGALKS; encoded by the coding sequence ATGGTGGGAGGTGGCGACGAGCAGCTGACGGCAGCCGGAAACCGCCGGAGGCAGGAGATATTCCGGCCGATACCGCCAACGCTCTTCTACGCGAGGCGCCAGTTCGCGTCGGGGTCGGGGTCGTGGAGGGTGAGGCCAAGGAGGAGGAAGGTGCTGACTATCCGGCTAGGGGGGCGCGGCCGGAGGGGGGGCTTCTTGTTCCGGGCCTTCAGGCAGCTCCGTCTGGGGTGGCTCCGCTGCAGGGCCACCCTCTTGGTGAAGAAGCTCAAGGTCCTCTACCTCCGCCTCCTCAACGACCTCGTGGAAGCCGGCGCGGCCATGGACTCTTCTCACTCCCGCTTCTTCATGGACGCTTACTTCGCCTCCCCCATGCTGCCGGTCTCCGTGCCGTCCATCCTTCCATCCGACGGCCAGGCGACTTCCTCGCCCTCATCCCGAATCTTGGGTGCCCTCAAAAGCTAG